ACGGGATCATCGGACGACCCCACCCCACCCTCCCCACGGCGACACTCCTTTCCGGCACGGTCCTCGACGAGGGTGAGGACCCGGGCGGCGAGCGGGTCAGCGAGGCCATCGGCCCCTGGCGGGTGACTGGCACGAGGCCTACGCACGGGGCGGGGCCGAGGCGGTGGACGCCAAGCCGGGCGGGCGTGAGTGGCGTGCGGCGGTGGAGGCGCTCGCCGGTACCGACGAGCGCCATCTGTTCACCTTCGAGGGGCACGTCGCCGACCTCACCGCACGTGACCGCCCTCTCCTCGATCACATCGACACCCGCACCATGGTGGGCGACATCGCCCGCATCGGTCGCAAGCTGTCCCGGCTGGGCGACCTCGGCTACCAGGAGGTGATCTACACGCCGACGGGCCCGGACGTGCCCCGGGAACTACGCGCCTTCGTAACGGCCCGGGCGCTGGCCTAGGTTCCCCTGCAGACGGACGGCCCGGGACTCGCGGCTCTTGCAGGCTCAGGGCGCGTCGGAGGATGAGGGCACCGACAGCGACGGTAGGACAGCACCTCCGGTCGCGGACCGCTCGCCCAGGAACGTCAGTACTTCTCAGGCCCTGCCGGCTGCCCGGCGTGCTCGGCCGGCGGGACGCGGCCAACGTCGTGATGGGCCCGGTCCCAGTCGTCCGGCTTGCCGCACGTCGGCGACGGCACCCTTTACGGGACACGCATCCCGCAGACCACCCGCGCCTACGGCCCGACTCGTCGCAGGTGGTGGCGAACGGGACGCCGCCGGCCGAGCCGTCGACCACACCGCACGCGTTGTACGGCGCTGTCCGGCACCGCGTCTACTTCGATCGCAGTAGACGCAAGTGTCTGCGAACGGCCAACGACGAGAGAGCGCGGAACTGCGAGCGTGGGGGTGGGCCGAAATCACCGGCCCGTTGGTGTGACGTACCCCTTGAAAGGCCCGTCGATGTCCTCTCTCGCCCGCTGGTGCCACCGGCACCGGCTCGCTGTCGTCATGGTCTGGGTGGGCCTGCTGGTCGCCCTGGGAGCCGGGGTCGGCGCGGCCGGCAACGCCTTCGGCAACAGCCCGACCGCGCAGAACACCGACTCGGCCAAGGCCACGGCCCTGCTGCAGCACGCCTCGAACAGCGCGGCGGGCAAGAGCGGCCGCGTCGTGTGGCAGCTGGACGGCGGCAAGGTCACCGAGCCCGCGGCGGAGAAGGCGATGACGGGGGCGCTGGACCGTATCGTCGACGCCCCCGGGGTCGCCGCGGTGAGCAGCCCCTACACGGCCGAGGGCAGGACGCAGGTCAGCAAGGACGGCGAGACGGCGTACGCCACGGTCGCGTTCGACCGGGACGTGGAGGACTCGCAGGTCGACCACGTGAAGGAACTCGCCACCGCGCCGGGAACGGGAAGCCTGCACATCGCGCTCAACGGCCAGGCGTTCACCATCAACCCCGAGCCGAACCCCGTGGCCGACGCCATGGGCATCATCCTCGCCTTCATCGTGCTTCTGTTCGTCTTCCGCGCCGTGTGGGTGGCCGCGCTGCCCATCATCACGGCCATCGTCGGCGTCGGTACCTCCGCGGTCACGGTGATCCTGCTCAGCCACGTCATCACGCTCTCCAGCACGACGCTGACCCTCGGCTCACTGATCGGCCTCGGCGTGGGCATCGACTACGCCCTGTTCATCGTCAACCGGCACCGCGCCAACCTGCTGGCGGGCATGGGAGTCCCCGAGTCGACGGCCAAGGCCCTCAACACCTCCGGCCGTGCCGTGCTCTTCGCCGGGCTGACCGTCGTCGTCGCGCTGCTCGGCATGCTCATCCTGAACGTCGGCATCATCAACGGCATGGCCATCGGCGCCGCCGTCACCGTCGTCCTGACCGTGCTGGCCGCCGTCACCCTGCTGCCCGCGCTGCTCGGCATGATCGGCCCACGGGTCCTCAGCCGCAAGGAACGACGGGAACTGACCGGCGAGGTGAGCCGGCGGTCCTCCGGCAAGCCCGGTGTGTGGGCCCGGTGGGCCGAGGTCGTCCAGGCCCGCCCCAAGGCGCTGGGTCTGGTCGCTCTCGCCGTGCTCGCGGCGCTCGCCTTCCCCACGCTGTCGCTGCGCCTCGGCGCGTCCGACGACGGCAACCTTCCCACCACCTCCACGAACCGCCAGGCGTACGACATGATCGCGGACGGGTTCGGCCCCGGCTTCAACGGTCCGCTCGTCCTCGCGGTCGAGGCCCCCACCGCCGCCGACAGGGCGGCCGAGGCGAAGCTGGTCACCACCCTCGAGCAGGTCGAGGGCGTCGCCAGTGCCTCCGCGGCGCCCATGAAGGAGGGACAGACGGTGGGTGTGGTCTCCGTCGTGCCCACGACCTCGCCCCAGTCGGCGGCCACCTCCGACCTGATCAGCCATCTGCGTGACCAGGTGATCCCACCGGCCGAGCAGGGCACGTCGATGAAGGTCTACGTGGGCGGTCTCACCGCGAGCAACGACGACTTCGCGTCGACCCTGATGTCCAAGCTGCCGCTGTTCGTGCTGGTGATCGCCGTGCTGGGCTTCCTGCTGCTGACCATCGCCTTCCGCAGCCTGCTCATCCCGGCCGTGGGCGCGGTGCTCAACATCCTCAGCATCGGAGTGGCCTTCGGCGCGATCGTCGTGGTCTTCCAGTACGGCTTCGGCGCCGGACTCCTCGGGCTCGGCGCGGCCGGACCGATCGAGTCGTTCGTGCCGATCCTGGTCGTCGGCATCATGTTCGGCCTCTCCATGGACTACCAGGTCTTCCTGGTCAGCCGGATGCGCGAGGAGTGGGCGCACACCGGTGACAGCCGTCGGGCGGTCCGGGTCGGTCAGGCCGAGACCGGCAAGGTTATCTCCGTGGCCGCCGCCATCATGTTCTGTGTCTTCGGCTCCTTCGTCTTCGGCGGCATGCGGGTCATCGCCGAGTTCGGGGTCAGCCTCGCGGTGGCCGTCGCCGTCGACGCCCTGCTGATCCGCATGGTCCTCGTGCCCGCGCTCATGCACCTGTGCGGGCGCGCCAACTGGTGGCTGCCCCGCCGACTCGACCAGGCGCTGCCCCACGTGTCCGTGGAGGGCCCTGTGGACGAGCCTGCGCACACGCGGCACCCGATGCGCGAGCCGCAGTCCGCCGGCGTGGCCGACTAGCCGACCGGCACGAGGGCCGACGGAACCGACGGAACCGACCGGCACGACAGGCACGACGGGCACGACGCCGAACGCGTGGGCCGGCCAGGCGGGCGATCTCGCCTTCGGCCGGCCCGCGCTGCTTAGAGTGAGGGAATGGACGTGAGGATGGTATGGCTGCAGTGGCTGGCCCGTCATGACCGTGTCAGGGACGCGCTCCCGGCGGTACCGCTGGTCGTGGCGGCCGCGGCGGCGACCGCCGTCGGAGAGTCCTCCTGGCACGAACCGCACTGGACCGCGGCGGCCTGGACGGCGGTGTCCTGCCTGCCTCTGGTCGTCCGCAGCCGCTGGCCGCTGCCCGTCGCCCTCGTCACGCTGGCGGCCA
This genomic interval from Streptomyces sp. B21-083 contains the following:
- a CDS encoding MMPL family transporter, with the translated sequence MSSLARWCHRHRLAVVMVWVGLLVALGAGVGAAGNAFGNSPTAQNTDSAKATALLQHASNSAAGKSGRVVWQLDGGKVTEPAAEKAMTGALDRIVDAPGVAAVSSPYTAEGRTQVSKDGETAYATVAFDRDVEDSQVDHVKELATAPGTGSLHIALNGQAFTINPEPNPVADAMGIILAFIVLLFVFRAVWVAALPIITAIVGVGTSAVTVILLSHVITLSSTTLTLGSLIGLGVGIDYALFIVNRHRANLLAGMGVPESTAKALNTSGRAVLFAGLTVVVALLGMLILNVGIINGMAIGAAVTVVLTVLAAVTLLPALLGMIGPRVLSRKERRELTGEVSRRSSGKPGVWARWAEVVQARPKALGLVALAVLAALAFPTLSLRLGASDDGNLPTTSTNRQAYDMIADGFGPGFNGPLVLAVEAPTAADRAAEAKLVTTLEQVEGVASASAAPMKEGQTVGVVSVVPTTSPQSAATSDLISHLRDQVIPPAEQGTSMKVYVGGLTASNDDFASTLMSKLPLFVLVIAVLGFLLLTIAFRSLLIPAVGAVLNILSIGVAFGAIVVVFQYGFGAGLLGLGAAGPIESFVPILVVGIMFGLSMDYQVFLVSRMREEWAHTGDSRRAVRVGQAETGKVISVAAAIMFCVFGSFVFGGMRVIAEFGVSLAVAVAVDALLIRMVLVPALMHLCGRANWWLPRRLDQALPHVSVEGPVDEPAHTRHPMREPQSAGVAD